tTAGCATCAGCTTGGTAAGATCAAATAGTGTATTGTATACTATTGgtaaaatgctaacatgctaactacACTGACAAGATTGGCAAAATGCGAATATGTTAGCCAAAAAGTTTGATAtggaaaacaaacataaattttAATTCCTTTAAGTGGAAGTcaatcttaaacatttcttgacaataatgtgttgtatgtgacatcactagtctaaacatgacattctaattaagattacatttgtggaataagagttgtgaggcaaaatccagcctcggggcgaccattttgccacttgctgttgacagaacatgacatcaatgttgttcAGGCAAAcagcaatcacagctcacctgttttctgaagctgagctgtgattggttgttacccgagacctgagcaacagtgatgtcatcttcagttgacagcaagtggcaaaatggccgtccctgaGAATGGCTGGATTTGctccttaactcatattccagtcacagtattaatttattttaccagtggggctgcatataacattattattgtaaaaaaaaaataaaaaatgaggctTGACTTCTACTTTAATAAATTCCTACGCAGTCGGCAAGCTGGATTGGAAGCCGGACCATGCGAAACAAGACGTCAGCAAGTGGGTGAATCGAGCGTGGGAGCACCTGGAGAAGATCCGGCGGGAGCTCGCGGACGAGGTGGAGCGCTGGAGCGAGAGGAAGAAAGACGGCGAAAAGCGGCGCAACGACGAGAGGAAGGCGAACGAGCGAAAGCGCCGGGACGAGTGGGAGACCAAGAAGCCGCTGCGTCGACAGGACCGcgaggagaggaggaaggagaAGCCGTGGCGCAGTCACCAGAAGCAGCGCTCCGACGACCTGGCCGACTTTTGGCGGGTACAGGAGCAGAAGCTGCGCCGCCCCGCGCCCCCCCGCCCCTGCGCCTCGGTGGAAGAATGCGCCGCCCAGGAAGGGCTCTTCCCCGTGGAGCTGTCCGAGTTCGAGGAGCTCCTTGAGGGCTATCTGAGCAAGCTGAAGCGCTCGCCCGAGGAGAGCAAGAACTTCCTCCGGTGGCTGGTGGCCGGCTTCTTCAGCGACGGCATGTTCTCGCACGACCGCAGGGCGTTCGCCGACTTCGCCGAGGACGTGGCCGACATCCTGGAGGACATGGTGGACGCGGCGGAGGGCGGCGACGACGCCCTGGAGGAGGCCATGGAGGAGTTTGAGCGGGAAGCGCTGTGGAAGTTTTCCGCCGTGGATCAACATTGAGCGGGCGACTTCGGCGGACATCTTGTTGCCGCCGGAGCTGTCACCGTACTACATAATAAACACATCCCTACTCTTGTGACTCTGGGCAGTAATCCCCCACCATTAAGGGACCAGGCCCTTCCGCAAATCCTGAAAATGTcacctatatattttttttttaatagaattgcGAATATTCAATTAATAGTGAACCTGCAAGCTTTGATTTTTGGCTTTCAGTCTTATCCAATTGAAGACATTAAATTGTCCTAATAGGTGCTCACGATGGTTAAATTAATTTGCGAGTATGTGGGGGATTACTGTAATCTGATTCATTATGTTTAGTCGTGTTTTCCTTCCCACCTGTCAGGCCCACATGTCCTTCTCTAACAAATTTTCAGAAAGACTTTTAACTTGAatctcttaactctttgaccgccaaaaacgtttaataacgtttcgtaaaatcacaatgtatgccgccataaacgttaagtgacgtcaaatactttttttttttttgtgaatatatcagtggtcagtgcaacatccaagtgcagcgcagccgtgtcaatgagttgtgaaatcaaaaacacccactaactatggccagcagatggcagcggtagctgctcgggccctaactagagctgcgaattacaatgaaacatgacgcaatctgatgaaatcgaacgttttcaaggcttaCGTGATTGTTCACaacctttgtaacattaaacctaatttgacggagcgtcactaaacaaaaaatattagtatcaaagtcacttttgtggagaaaatgtatcttttcttttaaattttcactcaatgtcactcaaatgacctattttcaaatgatgattacggaataaggtagaaacatattttttttctaatgaaagaatggaatgcgaacccatgtttatgtagcaaaagaacacaatattctgtttgcttcgaaaaatgagtgaaaatgctcgaaatccgctgacattggctgttttttttaataacgtgtggcagtaaaagagttaaaatggcCATCAACACGCCAACTACACAGCACACGAGCAGTGGCAGGATTCAAACGGAACATGTGGACTTGTCCCGGCATACAAAAGAATTGTCCATAATGTTTAAGATGGACTAAATTCTGAGggaatttgttaatttattcAGGTGTATGTTCAACACATGGCTAGTGTTACAAGGTCCTAATAGTCACAAAatggtagcattttttttttcctctgtaaTCGCTGTCATTGACATGAAAGCGTGAATTGCTGAACCcttttgctaaccaaaacagcaacaCCTGCAGTCTGAATGTTGTACAAGAGCTCCCTGGGTAGGATTAACCTTGCATAATATGGATTATTGTTTTTTGGCTACATGGTCACGCCACAATGCTGTGTTGCGaatcaaaacagcagcaccgacCCAAGCATGTAAACAGTAAAAGTGGAGTTCTGTTGTAAACGAGGTCAACGCACAGTATTAGCTTTTTAGATTGTTTTGAAGCCTCCTAAGCCCAGTAGACTAACTTGCTGTTaagcaaaacagcagcactttaACAGCAGACCTTGACGAGTGAAGTCTCACCTTCCCAATGTTTtgttaaccaaaacagcagcacctaccaaAGCTAGGAAGTAAGAATTCACCACACCTGTTGAAGTTGATTCGGAGAACGGCATCCTAAGCGTTCCAGTAGAATCTTGACTTGAGGTCGCTTCACAATGttgtgttgctaaccaaaaaagCAGCACCTGCCAAAGCACAAGTCGGAGTGAAGACTTTTTGTGAATGCATTCGCCACACAGTATTCAAGGTTATATGTTGGCGCCCCGATAGAATGTGAGTTTTGTGGCCGCTCCACAATGTTTCTCGAATCGTCCTCGGCGTTCGTGCAAGGCTGTTTACTAATGAATGAATGGCACGCAGGCAAATGTGTCATTTTgagctgttgtttttttgttttgttttggggttttttttttgggggggggggggggggtgtcatatttGAGTTCtccttgtatttatttagtggCGTAAAACTGCATATTTAATTTTGAAGTACAACTCGATGTGCCTTTTTATTGTGAACTTTCATGTGGTCCTGCTGAAGTCAAAGGAATATAATGTTCGGAAGGTGATTGTGACCCTTTTATTGTGCTTCAACCGTGTTTATCTTTGTTTTTGGAAGGTTATTTGAGTGacagtattttgtttgtttggttttgagcTTGTTTGTGGTGTTTTCTGTTAGTTTAGAAAATGCATGTCTTTGACAGATTTGCTTCATGCCCTCCCCAGATTCTGCCCGGTGTtaagttcaataaataaaaaccacaaAATGAAATAGCATTGTCTTTTCCCTATCTTGCtgcatgttagcatttttttcaGTTCTCCTGAAAAATAAGCAGATTGCAGAGCTTGATTTCTGTTAGTGCAGAAACTCTGGTTGCTATTTTGTTAAACGTTAGCATTTTTATTCATCCTGTGAGCTACAATCCCATGAGGTCAAGATGTACAAGTTGCTATCTTGCTATGTTTAGTATACTGTTAGCATTGTGGTAAAGTCGAGTGAAACATTACCCAACCACAGCAAGGTGTTATTTATCTACCTTTATGTTATTGATCTACCTTAGCACAGTTTTTGCCGTGCGCGCTCTTGCTGTATGTTAGCATACCAACTGTTAGCATCAAGACAAAATGTAAGATTTTTATTGATCCGCCTTGGCGCGCCAATGTTAGCATACCAACtactagcatgttagcattggaTCATTTCATGTGAAATACTACGGGATGAGATGTAAAATCCTTATCTGCCTTGATGCTTTCTTTGTCAATTTGTCacgtttaactctttgactgccaaaaacgtttaataacgctAAGTAAAAtcgcgatgtatgccgccataaacgtttaatgacgtgaactacgttttttttttttttgttttgttgttttttttatcaatgggaagtgcaacatctaagtggagcgctgcctggtcaatggattgtggaatcaaaaacattgAATCTCTTTTTCAAGGGGCTGCCGGTgtacggaatctgatgaaatcaaacgttttcaaggatggcaTGAATGATCAAtgtctttgtcacattaaaactaatttgcagagcgtcacaaaacaaaaatattttgtgtcaaagtgactgttgtggagaaaatgtatcttcacaaaaccttgttttctcatcttttcaatttttgctcaatgtcactcaaatggttattattactaacaaacggaataaggtagaaactttttttgttttctaatgaaagaatggaatgtgatctttcatttggtacccacattatatatgtagtaaaagtatacaatattctgtttgccctgaaagatgagttaaaatgctcaaaatcagccggcactttttttttttttttaaataatgtatggCAGTAAGAGTTAAATGTTAGAATACTAACTGTTAGCATGTGGGCATCTAACTTAAGTAGCCTATAATAAACACATTTGCTGTTCACAAATGACAATTATGGCTCCAAGCGTTTTAGCATGCTAGTAGTTTCCACACTAGTCGTCATGTCAACATTGTTAGAATTGGATATGGAAATCTGGAATCTGTTGATTACCTGAACTATGTCGCTGCTTGCAGATGAAAGGAGCATGGAGCATGTCCGCGAAACAACAAGCAAACGTGTCAAACGTGATGCGGACGAGTTCACGAGCAAAGAATGTTAGTATTGACAAGACGACCGGACGGAGCACATTGGCATGACGAAACCTCTGCGGACGCCAATCATTCTTTGAATTCTCAAGCAGGTCAGCCTGCGTGCACTCCACTATAACCTTTGCAGTATTAGGTACAGGCATCGTGTaagtgatgtgatgtgataCAATTATAGCCtcggtaggtgctgctgttttggtgacCAACTGGGCCTACCTTACACTACTTACTTGGGTTAAAACTTAACAATTAAACCAACATGTAAATgataacaaaaacaagcagATCAAAGCCATCTAAGATTGAAATTATAATATTCAAAACAATCATTTTAATGCAAACGTAAGACTTTTGTGTCTCCTGCAGATTCTATGCTGATCACGATGACCTCATGCGTGTGATGTTTTGTATAAACTCCGTTCTGCTTAGACGGGCATGATTTGACTGATGCTATCTGTCAATCCTTACATTAATGCGTCCCGCCATCAGCATTTTCTTGTGGAAAATGAGGGCAGGTGGAGCGTTTTCCGCTGATCATTGCATCCCGACACGGCATATAAATAGGCATGATCGCCGTGACGGGAAGGACGCCCCTTCTAGCACATCACACGGTATGATGTCCAGTATGTTTCGTCTTTATAATTCTATGACACCACAGAGcttacttacattttttttccacaggtgAAGCCACCATGGAAGCCGCCATCTTGACTTTGGTCACCCAGTTCAAGGCGTACGCGGGAAACGACGGGTCTGCCAGCACGCTGAGCCGGGACGAGTTTCACCAACTGGTCGCCTCGCAGCTGCCCAACTTCGTCAAGGTAACGATGGCTACCGACTTGAGGGACATGATGGCACTTCCTGTTGTGCATTATCGCCCAAATATGGCTGTAAGGAAGCAGATGTGAGAATCTGAGAACATGAGTGGGTTAACTCCAGTTTGCTAATCTTGGTGATTTAAATTGCATTGATTTCTTCTTCTGGATacttgttggggttttttttttttttggaggggggggggggggggggggggggtttgtgtgtgtgttttttgtgttttttttgtgcctgaAAGAAAATAAACTGAGATGACTTACTaacatgttttttaaattattatttttttttgtatttactgcAGATATCTACTACTGAGAGCTTGTTTTTCCAACTAACTTTGCAACTAGGTGGCAGCAGGTGGCCACATCCACATGTGACATTCTCTCATTTTTCGTTATTTCTGTTCAGCCGGGTGAGCCGGATGCGGTGGACCGACTCATGTCATCTTTGGACCAGAACTCCGACGGCGAGCTGACCTTCTGCGAGTTCTGGCAGCTGATCGGAAAGCTGGCCGGCAAGCAGGGCGGCTTTGTCGCTTAGAACGCCACCGCCTCGTCCATGCTTTTATTCCTGGTTAACCATTGGCCCAGATTAAAGGCCTCTATTGTCTCCTCAGCTCCCTGTCATTCATTCACTGTACTCACAGCCTTGATTTTAGTGGCCCAGTTGTAATCCTACACGCAAGTATCTTGTTGCACCTGGCGGCCCAGCCAAGCGTTAAGCAGCGATACCTGCTAACTTGCTCACTATAGCCACCCCGTGTTGTTATTGTGTTCACTGTCATGTCTACATGATTTGTCTCACTTCCAAAATAGCTCAGATTAGTCCTTTATCAAGTGTATTACTATTAACTATAAATTGTCATACAGAAGTCCAAcgtgaaatagaaaaaaaacttggGACCACAAGTAGGCTAACATTTTTTCTTACAGTAATCGCCCTCACATGCGactgaaaataaatatgagattaaagttgtagtttaaaaaaaaaaagttttcaaaaatggttgtttgtctatattaggctccagctcacccatgaaAAGACACCAATTTACTCTAGTTTAGTACATTACATTAGCATAGATGCTAAAGTCGTATTTCAACTTTttcaaaaaacaagaaaaaacaacaaattcaaGAAACAAGAATTGCTTATATTCAACCCTTGTGGACTACGTTTACTGCAAATGAGCTATCCGGAGAAAAAATGCTACTTCTAGCAATTATTGACAGAAAGGACTTGTGCTATTATGCTTAcgctgtcacttttttttttttttttttttttttggtgccggtaaattattttgttgttgttgttgttttaaggcCGGTAACAGGACCAACAGGACAGAATACGTGACAAGATTTGGTGAAacatttcctgttttttgtttgtttgtttgtttgttttgttgtttttctgatggaaatgtggcaaaatattgtaaaataatatAGATTGTTCTTTTTTCACCAGTAttacagttttttgttgttgttgttgttgtttttacttttactctaGTCCGTCAAAATGTGAAGAGCCACTTCcaccagttgttttttttttttcttttaactcgggtatttttttatttgaacttaGTTTTTTtcctagtttttttgtttgtttttctcagaaactgaacacatttttttttaaaataacttgaaTTGCACCGTTTCCAGAAAATATTCTACTGATGGACATCTATTTGTGGtccacaaccaaaaaaaaaaaaaaaaaaaagtgcatgcaaGATTGTATGTTAAATATCTACCTTGAAAGTATTTCCCCCTAACTTTCCTGCATGTGTAACTACATCATTCCTCATATGAAtgtcttttttaaatgttttctcttttttttttcccaaacatgAAGTCATTCATGATTCTACCACGCCAAAACCACCACGTGTGTGTTTTAGTATCCATCACACACAGACACTTTTACACACATGCACCCAAAGTAATTGGAATTGCAAGCCAAAAAACCAAACTTGCATGATTTCTCGGTGGAAGTTGCCCAGCTGTTCCACGATCCCTCCTTCCCTCGCTCCCTCCCTCTCTTTTCTGTGTGCTCTTCCAGGTACACGCCCTTTCACTTGTcagtggggggaaaaagtttgaagggaggcaaaaaaaaaaaaaaagaaaaaaaaaaaagaaaatcacggAAGAGACTTTAGCAGTTGTACGAGTTTGGCAAGTTGCGTGGACTCGAAGCGGGAGTTGCTGCAGCAGCACAGGGAGGAGAAAGGGAGCTCCAAAAGTTACCATTTGCCCACATTTGCACGCTTGGCCCGACGCTTTTTCGGTGAGTGGATTTATCTTACGTGTCTGTTTGGCGCTTGGGAAGTTTGGCTCGTCGTTTTGTGCCACGTTTCGACGTCCAtcccccgcaaaaaaaaaaaaaaaaagtacggctTTTTCGCTGCCTTTCGATGCGTTTAGGGACCATTTAAAAGGGTGGGATTTACAGTTTGAAGtcaataactttttttgtaatcttttctttattatttttattattattattattattatttcattttctcTCCTCTTTAAGTTCCCTCTTTTTGCTACTTTGCTTCAAGATGCAAAACATATATGCTGGGTGTCCAAAGTGCGCAAAAACTTTGCACGCCAAGAGTGATCGATTGGCGTTTTAGCGAAGGTGTCCACCCACCCCGAAGGCAAGGGTGTGGAAACTGAGGCCCGTGGGCCTTAGCACACCAACCACAGTATTCGAGCAAGCGACTGGAATAACCGCCAAGAAACATCAGggcccataaaaaaaaacgatacaaAGCCATAAATGTGATTGTGTTACTACTGTAAAGTGTTAAAACGGAGAAATGTTTATGACGAGAGATGAGACGGATGGATAGTTTGTTTGCCATAATATTTGGGGAGGGAAAACTTGCCAGTGATATATtttttggagggaaaaaaatatggattaAAGTGTTTTCTTCCAAAGGGGGAAAATTGCATATAATATtagttgtctttaaaaaaataaataaaaataaaatactttttttggtgGTATTACAAGTTTAAAGTTGtacataatatttttgtttcaggGAAAAAGTCATAATCATAATGTTATGCTAATATTATGTAAATTAAGTCACGTTTTTGGGATCTTAATACTATAAGTTTTTTGTGACCAAACTGTTGTAATAATTCTTGAAGTTCTATTTCTGGAGGGAAAAGTTATATTATGAgaaacgttttgttttgaataaataaataaataaataaataaaacgcgaTTCGA
This portion of the Festucalex cinctus isolate MCC-2025b chromosome 19, RoL_Fcin_1.0, whole genome shotgun sequence genome encodes:
- the s100a11 gene encoding protein S100-A11: MRAGGAFSADHCIPTRHINRHDRRDGKDAPSSTSHGEATMEAAILTLVTQFKAYAGNDGSASTLSRDEFHQLVASQLPNFVKPGEPDAVDRLMSSLDQNSDGELTFCEFWQLIGKLAGKQGGFVA